The following coding sequences are from one Coffea arabica cultivar ET-39 chromosome 11e, Coffea Arabica ET-39 HiFi, whole genome shotgun sequence window:
- the LOC140004477 gene encoding cytochrome P450 76T24-like, with protein MEKPSLSLLLQVVLLLLILYRFFGRYRGHKSSKLPPGPYQYPIVGNTFQLRGILHSTLSKLSKTYGPLMSIKVLNRTMIVVSSPKVAKELFQKYDHVYTSKLVPDSARAFDHHKFSVIWLPANSKWRNLRKLCKEQLFSSERLNASQGLRQEKVQQLCNYVHGFCINGEAVDIREAAFTTIVNVVSNTFFSADFGHYESNSSQELKEIISAVLGIIAKPNLSDYFLVLRAIDPQGIRRQIKFYFRKLLQIFDEIISQRLKEREKSLAYCRRNDLLEVLLDLTQLRKTEWSIEDAKHLLLDLFIAAFDTTTSTVEWAMAELLRNPEKKEKAKTEIREVIGHRKLI; from the exons ATGGAGAAGCCATCCCTTTCCCTTTTGCTACAAGTAGTACTGCTACTACTCATTTTGTATCGGTTCTTTGGCCGCTATCGCGGCCACAAGTCCAGTAAACTTCCTCCAGGGCCATACCAATATCCCATAGTTGGAAACACGTTCCAGCTCAGAGGAATTCTCCATTCAACACTATCAAAACTCTCCAAAACATATGGACCTTTGATGTCAATTAAGGTACTGAACAGAACAATGATTGTTGTATCCTCACCAAAAGTAGCCAaagaattatttcaaaaatatgATCATGTCTACACCTCAAAACTAGTCCCTGATTCAGCCCGAGCATTCGATCATCACAAGTTCTCTGTTATCTGGTTACCAGCAAATAGCAAATGGCGCAATCTTCGCAAGCTGTGCAAAGAACAACTTTTCTCCTCGGAGCGACTCAATGCTAGTCAAGGGCTCCGTCAAGAAAAGGTGCAACAACTTTGTAATTATGTCCATGGCTTTTGCATTAACGGGGAAGCTGTTGATATACGTGAAGCTGCCTTCACAACAATCGTTAATGTTGTGTCCAACACTTTCTTCTCTGCTGATTTTGGTCATTACGAGTCAAATTCATCTCAAGAACTGAAAGAAATTATATCCGCTGTGTTGGGCATCATAGCCAAACCTAATCTCTCAGACTACTTTCTGGTGCTCCGAGCGATTGATCCGCAGGGTATTAGGCGCCAGATCAAGTTTTACTTCAGAAAATTGCTTCAAATATTCGATGAAATTATTAGTCAACGGCTAAAAGAACGAGAAAAATCCCTTGCTTATTGTCGGAGAAATGACTTGTTGGAGGTCCTCCTTGACCTGACTCAGCTGCGCAAAACTGAATGGAGCATTGAGGACGCAAAACATTTGCTTCTC GATTTATTTATTGCAGCATTTGATACAACAACTTCTACGGTGGAATGGGCAATGGCTGAGTTACTGAGGAACccagaaaaaaaggaaaaggctaAAACTGAGATAAGAGAAGTCATTGGACATCGTAAACTGATTTAA
- the LOC140021377 gene encoding uncharacterized protein, giving the protein MLSSKYYGPYKVLQKVGNAAYRLELPAGSLIHPTFHVSLLKPSAKNQVVTQELPLTTTDGQIKIAPERVIATREIIRKRQKVTQVLIKWVNLSTEDSTWEDVTVIQSQFPDFQLKS; this is encoded by the coding sequence ATGTTATCTTCCAAATATTATGGCCCTTACAAGGTCCTTCAAAAGGTGGGGAATGCGGCCTACAGACTAGAATTACCTGCTGGTTCTTTGATACATCCTACCTTCCATGTCTCCCTGCTTAAACCATCTGCAAAGAATCAGGTTGTGACTCAGGAGTTACCCTTGACGACTACGGATGGACAGATTAAAATTGCCCCTGAAAGGGTGATTGCTACTCGTGAAATCATAAGGAAAAGGCAGAAGGTGACTCAAGTGTTGATCAAATGGGTGAACCTAAGCACTGAAGACTCAACTTGGGAGGATGTCACGGTGATACAAtcacagtttccagatttccagCTCAAATCCTAG
- the LOC113718495 gene encoding cytochrome P450 76T24: MEKPSLSLLLQVVLLLFILYRIFGRYCGHKSSKLPPGPYQYPIVGNMFQLSGIMHSTLAKLSKTYGPLMSIKVLNRTMIIVSSPKVAKELLQKYDHLYTSRLVLDSARAFDHHKFSVVWLPINSKWRNHRKLCKEQLFSSERLNASQGLRQEKVQQLCNYVHGCCINGEVVDIGEATFTTMVNIVSSTFFSVDFGCYESNSSQELKENILGVLDTLAKLNLSDFFPVLRAIDPQGIRRQTKFYFGKLLQMFDEIIRQRLQEREKSLAYCRRNDLLEVLLDLIQQHKTEWSIKDAKHLFLDLFQAAFDTISSTMEWAMAELLRNPDKMEKAKTEIREIIGHRKLIQDSDISALPYLRAIVKEALRLYPPASTMSRYYEADVEIDQYIVPKNTLVLVNLWAIGRDSSVWSNPDSFVPERFLDSEIDVKGHHFELLPFSTGRRICVGMPLAERMIHLILASLIHNFDWKLEEGMKPEDIGMREKLGITMQKAAPLKAIPIRATM; encoded by the exons ATGGAGAAGCCATCCCTTTCCCTTTTGCTACAAGTAGTACTGCTACTTTTCATTTTGTATCGGATCTTCGGCCGCTATTGCGGCCACAAGTCCAGTAAACTTCCACCAGGGCCATACCAATATCCCATAGTTGGAAACATGTTCCAGCTCAGTGGAATCATGCATTCAACACTAGCAAAACTCTCCAAAACATACGGACCTTTGATGTCAATTAAGGTACTGAACAGAACAATGATTATTGTATCCTCCCCAAAAGTAGCCAAAGAATTACTTCAAAAATATGATCATCTCTACACCTCAAGACTAGTCCTTGATTCAGCCCGAGCATTCGATCATCACAAGTTCTCTGTTGTCTGGCTACCAATAAATAGCAAATGGCGCAATCATCGCAAACTGTGCAAAGAACAACTTTTCTCCTCAGAACGACTCAATGCTAGTCAAGGGCTCCGTCAAGAAAAGGTGCAACAACTTTGTAATTATGTCCATGGCTGTTGCATTAACGGGGAAGTTGTTGATATAGGTGAAGCTACCTTCACAACAATGGTTAATATTGTATCCAGCACTTTCTTCTCTGTTGATTTTGGTTGTTACGAGTCAAATTCGTCTCAAGAACTGAAAGAAAATATATTGGGTGTGTTGGACACCCTAGCCAAACTTAATCTCTCAGACTTCTTTCCCGTGCTCCGAGCGATTGATCCACAGGGTATTAGGCGCCAGACCAAGTTTTACTTTGGAAAATTGCTTCAAATGTTTGATGAAATTATTAGGCAACGGTTACAAGAAAGGGAGAAATCCCTTGCTTATTGTCGGAGGAACGACTTGCTAGAGGTCCTCCTTGACCTGATTCAGCAGCACAAAACTGAATGGAGCATTAAGGACGCAAAACATTTGTTTCTC GATTTATTTCAAGCAGCATTTGATACAATATCTTCTACGATGGAATGGGCAATGGCTGAGTTATTGAGGAACCCAGACAAAATGGAAAAGGCTAAAACTGAGATAAGAGAAATCATTGGACATCGTAAACTGATTCAAGATTCAGACATTTCTGCACTCCCTTACTTGCGGGCAATTGTTAAAGAGGCCCTTCGCCTTTACCCTCCTGCCAGCACAATGAGTCGCTACTATGAAGCCGATGTAGAAATTGACCAGTATATTGTACCCAAAAATACTCTAGTACTTGTTAATCTTTGGGCTATTGGTAGAGATTCGAGTGTGTGGTCGAATCCTGATTCATTTGTGCCTGAAAGATTCCTAGACAGTGAAATCGATGTCAAAGGCCATCATTTTGAGCTCCTTCCATTCAGTACAGGCAGGAGAATATGTGTTGGGATGCCACTGGCTGAACGCATGATTCATCTGATATTGGCTTCGCTCATTCATAACTTTgattggaagcttgaagaagGGATGAAACCAGAAGATATTGGCATGCGTGAAAAGCTTGGAATCACAATGCAGAAGGCAGCACCCCTTAAAGCCATTCCAATTAGAGCCACAATGTGA
- the LOC113718494 gene encoding cytochrome P450 76T24-like, producing the protein MSRHYEADIEIDQYIVPKNAVVLVNLWAIGRDSSVWSNPDSFVPERFLDSEIDAKGHHFELLPFSTGRRICVGMPLADRMLHLILASLIHNFDWKLEDGMKPEGMDMSEKLGTTMQKAVHLKAIPIKATM; encoded by the coding sequence ATGAGTCGCCACTACGAGGCCGACATAGAAATTGACCAGTATATTGTACCCAAAAATGCTGTAGTACTTGTTAACCTTTGGGCAATTGGTAGAGATTCGAGCGTGTGGTCGAACCCTGATTCATTTGTGCCTGAAAGATTCCTAGACAGTGAAATTGATGCCAAAGGCCATCATTTTGAGCTCCTTCCATTTAGTACAGGCAGGAGAATATGTGTTGGGATGCCGCTGGCCGACCGGATGCTTCATCTGATATTGGCTTCACTCATTCATAACTTTGATTGGAAGCTTGAAGATGGGATGAAGCCAGAAGGTATGGACATGAGTGAAAAGCTTGGAACCACAATGCAGAAGGCAGTACACCTTAAAGCCATTCCAATTAAAGCCACAATGTGA